The DNA region CGGGGCAACGCCTGTGGCTGCAGCAGCGTCCCGGCGAGCCGCTGATCCTCAGCCAGAGCGGTGTGCTGATGGCCGTGGGCGACACGTTGGTGGCAGGCCAGGCGGGCCGCTTGGTGGGCTTCAGTCCGGATACCGGCGCTGTGCGTTGGGAGGCGCCTTTGGCCAGCCCACGGGGTACGAATGATGTGGAGCGCTTGGTAGAGATGGTCGGACGCACGAGCCGTGTCGGCGACAGCGTCTGCGCACGGGCATTCCAGGCATCGGTCGGTTGTATCAATGCCGCGCGTGGCACGGTTGCGTGGACGCAGCCGGCAAGTGGCGCAGAAGGCGTCCATGGGGATGGAGAGTGGCTCTTCGGCACGGAAAGCAACGGAACCATTATCGCGTGGAAGCGCGCCGATGGCGCCAAAGCCTGGACTTCCGAGCGCTTGCAGTACCGCAAGCTGACTGCGCCGCTCCTGCTGGGACGGTCCATCGTTGTCGGGGATGATTCTGGTCTCGTCCATCTGCTGTCACGCGACGATGGCGCTCCGCTCAACCGCCTGACTACCGACGGCTCTGGCATCGCCGTCGCGCCCGCCGCGGCGGCGGAAACCCTGATCGTGGTCACCCGCAACGGTGGCGTGTACGGCTTCCGTCCCGATTGATGGCGACCAACGCAAAGTAGAACAAGGTCTGGAATGAAACCGGTCATCGCTCTGGTGGGGCGCCCCAACGTGGGGAAATCCACACTCTTTAACCGTCTCACGAAGACGCGCGATGCCATCGTGGCGGACTTTGCTGGCCTGACCCGGGACCGACACTACGGTAACGGGAAGCAAGGCAAACACGAATACATCGTGATCGACACGGGGGGCTTCGAGCCTGACGCATCCACGGGTATTTATCGGGAGATGGCCAAGCAAACGCAGCAGGCCGTTGCTGAAGCAGACGTCGTGATCTTCGTGGTTGACGCACGGGCGGGATTGTCTTCGCAAGACCATGACATCGCGAAGTATCTGCGCCGCCTCGGCAAACCCTGCGTGCTTGTCGGCAACAAGGCAGAGGGCATGCGTGAAGGCGTGCAACTCGCCGAATTCTACGAATTGGGTCTCGGCGAGGTGTACCCGATTTCCGCAGCACATGGACAGGGTATCCGCGGCTTGGTGGAACTCGCGCTCGAGCCGTTGCAGTTGCCTGAGCCAGATGATTCAGATGAAGATGCAGCGAGTGGCATCGTCCGCCTCGCGGTAGCGGGGCGGCCCAACGTGGGTAAGTCAACCCTCATCAACACCTGGCTCGGTGAGGAACGTCTGGTGGCGTTTGATATGCCGGGCACGACGCGGGACGCTATCTCGGTGCCCTTCGAGCGGCAGGGGCAGAAGTTCGAACTGATCGATACCGCGGGGCTGCGGCGTAAGGGCAAGGTTTTTGAGGCGATCGAAAAGTTCTCGGTAGTGAAAACCCTGCAGGCCATCGAATCGGCAAACGTTGTGCTGTTGCTGCTTGACGCCACGCAGGGCGTTACAGATCAGGATGCGCACATCGCGGGCTACGTGCTGGAAAGCGGCCGTGCAGTCGTGCTGGCGGTGAACAAATGGGATGCGGTGGATGATTACGGTCGCCAGATGCTGGAGCGGTCCATCGAAACCCGGCTGTCATTTCTGAAGTTTGCCTCGCTCCATTTCATCTCCGCCAAGAAGCGGCAGGGCCTCGGCCCGTTGTGGACGTCGATTGTTCAGGCCCACAAGGCTGCGACTTGCAAGATGTCTACGCCGGTACTTACGCGTCTTTTGCTTGAAGCGGTTCAGTTCCAGAGTCCCAAGCGCGCCGGCATGTTCCGTCCCAAGATGCGTTACGCGCACCAGGGGGGCATGAATCCACCGGTGATCGTGATCCATGGAAACTCGCTGGAGCATGTCACTGATGCCTACAAACGGTTCCTGGAGGGGCGTTTCCGCAAGGAGTTCAATTTAGTGGGGACGCCGCTTCGGATCGAAATGAAGACCTCCCAGAATCCGTTCGCGGACAAGGAAGACGCTTAGCCGCCCACTCGGTACGTCAATAGGCTTTTGCCTTTCACGGCTTAATTGCTGTGGTAAGGTGGTGGTTTACAACAACATTCTTGAACACGGAGAATATCGTGAGCAACAAAGGCCAACTTCTGCAAGACCCGTTCCTGAACGCGCTGCGCCGCGAACACGTGCCGG from Paracidovorax wautersii includes:
- the bamB gene encoding outer membrane protein assembly factor BamB codes for the protein MASGSALVCAALLAGCSLWGGPAKPKPADLGPNVAVLGVKQAWTAKIGSTANLPLDVRVVGNAVFLASADGTVASIDSRTGGDIWRTALNVPLSAGVGSDGKWAAVVSTKNDIIVLSDGRELWRKPLQARAYTAPLVAGNRVFVLAADRSVSAYDAATGQRLWLQQRPGEPLILSQSGVLMAVGDTLVAGQAGRLVGFSPDTGAVRWEAPLASPRGTNDVERLVEMVGRTSRVGDSVCARAFQASVGCINAARGTVAWTQPASGAEGVHGDGEWLFGTESNGTIIAWKRADGAKAWTSERLQYRKLTAPLLLGRSIVVGDDSGLVHLLSRDDGAPLNRLTTDGSGIAVAPAAAAETLIVVTRNGGVYGFRPD
- the der gene encoding ribosome biogenesis GTPase Der, producing MKPVIALVGRPNVGKSTLFNRLTKTRDAIVADFAGLTRDRHYGNGKQGKHEYIVIDTGGFEPDASTGIYREMAKQTQQAVAEADVVIFVVDARAGLSSQDHDIAKYLRRLGKPCVLVGNKAEGMREGVQLAEFYELGLGEVYPISAAHGQGIRGLVELALEPLQLPEPDDSDEDAASGIVRLAVAGRPNVGKSTLINTWLGEERLVAFDMPGTTRDAISVPFERQGQKFELIDTAGLRRKGKVFEAIEKFSVVKTLQAIESANVVLLLLDATQGVTDQDAHIAGYVLESGRAVVLAVNKWDAVDDYGRQMLERSIETRLSFLKFASLHFISAKKRQGLGPLWTSIVQAHKAATCKMSTPVLTRLLLEAVQFQSPKRAGMFRPKMRYAHQGGMNPPVIVIHGNSLEHVTDAYKRFLEGRFRKEFNLVGTPLRIEMKTSQNPFADKEDA